The following are from one region of the Coregonus clupeaformis isolate EN_2021a unplaced genomic scaffold, ASM2061545v1 scaf2192, whole genome shotgun sequence genome:
- the LOC121572977 gene encoding protein canopy 4, which produces MELFLLCFFWVCSFAIAAEDERLPNRCEVCKFLTVELQAALEKTGRSKEVLELGAVLDTGKRRRKIKYNTSETRLTEAVDNICEGILQYSVHAERPGSLRYAKGTSQTMATLKNLVHKGVKVELGLPYELWDEPSVEVSDMKKQCETMLEQYEEVVEDWYFHHQEERLERFLCETHILKTSEQECLQEVWKGDMGTKGSKEEVASEGEGGGKTHDAGEL; this is translated from the exons ATGGAACTTTTTCTCTTGTGCTTCTTTTGGGTGTGCAGCTTCGCTATTGCAGCCGAGGACGAAAGACTGCCCAATCGATGCGAAG TGTGTAAGTTCTTGACGGTGGAGCTCCAGGCAGCCTTGGAGAAGACAGGTCGGTCCAAGGAGGTTCTGGAGCTGGGAGCAGTGCTGGACACGGGTAAACGCAGACGCAAGATCAAATACAATACCTC GGAGACCCGTCTGACAGAGGCAGTGGATAACATCTGTGAGGGGATCCTACAGTACAGCGTCCATGCTGAGAGACCTGGCAGCCTCCGATACGCCAAG GGCACCAGTCAGACCATGGCCACTCTGAAGAACCTGGTCCATAAGGGGGTGAAGGTGGAGCTGGGGCTGCCCTATGAACTCTGGGATGAACCCTCAGTGGAGGTGTCCGACATGAAGAAACAG TGTGAGACGATGCTAGAGCAGTATGAGGAGGTTGTGGAGGACTGGTACTTCCACCACCAGGAGGAGAGGCTGGAACGCTTCCTGTGTGAGACACACATCCTAAAGACCTCTGAGCAAG aatGTCTACAGGAGGTTTGGAAGGGTGACATGGGAACGAAGGGATCCAAAGAGGAGGTAGCAagcgaaggagagggaggagggaagacaCACGACGCAGGAGAACTGTGA